A genome region from Erigeron canadensis isolate Cc75 chromosome 3, C_canadensis_v1, whole genome shotgun sequence includes the following:
- the LOC122592610 gene encoding putative 4-hydroxy-4-methyl-2-oxoglutarate aldolase 3 isoform X2: MSSFATAEVCDAHPSHLATGDLRALAPVFKIYGQCRAFSGPVVTLKVFEDNVLVRDRLESKGEGRVLVIDGGGSMRCALVGGNLGQLAQNNGWAGIVVNGCIRDVDEINGCDIGVRALASHPQKSNKRGVGEKNVPVHIGGTLIHDGEWLYADSDGILVSTTELSL; the protein is encoded by the coding sequence ATGTCTTCCTTTGCCACAGCCGAAGTTTGTGACGCACATCCATCCCACTTAGCAACCGGTGATCTCCGAGCCCTGGCTCCCGTGTTCAAGATTTATGGGCAATGTCGAGCTTTCTCGGGCCCTGTAGTCACACTCAAGGTGTTTGAGGACAATGTATTGGTTAGAGACCGTCTTGAAAGCAAAGGGGAAGGCAGGGTCCTTGTAATTGATGGTGGAGGAAGCATGAGATGTGCACTTGTCGGCGGCAACTTAGGTCAGTTAGCTCAAAACAATGGATGGGCTGGGATTGTGGTCAATGGATGTATTCGTGATGTGGATGAGATCAATGGATGTGATATTGGGGTTCGGGCATTGGCTTCTCATCCTCAAAAGTCGAATAAAAGAGGTGTTGGTGAAAAGAATGTGCCGGTTCACATTGGAGGAACCTTGATACATGACGGGGAATGGTTGTATGCGGATAGTGATGGTATCCTTGTGTCGACAACTGAGTTGTCTTTATGA
- the LOC122590751 gene encoding receptor like protein 27-like, with the protein MSVLEAQKEASALLKWKSNLDSQSQLVLESWDREVDLCKRWTGVTCSNNSLSESTVTSIIITSSSLKGNLSYFDFASFQNLQVLVLYNNSLFGPIPSNLSDASQLKRLDLSLNHFSGPIPYELGMLRHLEFLFLRSNSLTGDIPKSIGNLTNLAHLYLFENYLSGTIPKEIGMLQCLQFLYLETNSLTGEIPKSIGNLTNLVHLYLFQNSLSGTIPTEIGMLSRKFENLDLSSNNLTGEIPSSLGNLTRMYFLYLYDNKLSGTIPSELVGAYDLVDLQISDNNLVGEIPDSFRNFTRLHRVYLFSNYLSGKFPKEINLSNIRRLSIDNNMLSGPLPRVGELTETFSASDNLFSGPISPEIGNASGLIELSLSRNQLSGPIPNAIGNLTSLQFLNLGDNMFHGTLPNVPINIVAYSIKNNTMEGEIHSSICSSIFLVFFHVSNNMISGVVPDCFKNDSELTSLNLYENRLQGLVPRSLQNCKSLQVLDLGKNMISDVFPQWLDTLPQLQVLVLKSGSLHGPINTSRSQLPFPKLRILDISGNLFTGHLPSNYFENFKAMMDINEVERVPRYIGSEIYKESVELVVKGQEMKIDRILTVLTAIDLSNNEFKGEIPDNIRTLNSLRYLNLSHNQLSGHIPKTLRNLTLLESLDLSSNQVRGKIPPELTRLTFMAVFNVSNNQLSGTIPQGGQFNTYETNSYQGNPALCGYPLPNKCRENEVATSLPSSPLQEDDDSTFFNGFTWQSVVLGYACGIVLGIGFGCVMMIKGKPNWVLRLVNERKLRDD; encoded by the coding sequence ATGAGTGTTCTAGAAGCACAAAAAGAAGCATCAGCCCTTTTGAAATGGAAATCAAACCTAGACAGCCAAAGCCAATTGGTTCTCGAATCATGGGACAGAGAAGTCGACCTTTGCAAACGCTGGACCGGGGTCACTTGCAGTAATAATAGTTTATCAGAAAGTACTGTAACCAGCATCATAATTACAAGTTCAAGCCTAAAAGGTAACCTAAGCTATTTTGATTTCGCATCGTTTCAAAATCTTCAAGTTTTAGTACTTTATAACAATTCACTCTTTGGGCCTATTCCTTCTAATCTATCCGATGCCTCCCAACTCAAACGTCTTGACTTGTCTTTGAATCACTTCTCAGGGCCGATTCCTTACGAATTAGGAATGTTGAGGCATCTAGAATTTCTATTTTTACGGTCAAATAGCCTTACTGGTGATATCCCCAAAAGTATAGGCAACTTGACCAACTTAGCTCATCTTTACCTCTTTGAAAACTATCTTTCTGGAACAATACCAAAAGAAATTGGTATGTTACAATGTCTACAATTTCTTTATCTAGAAACAAACAGCCTTACTGGTGAAATCCCAAAAAGTATAGGCAACTTGACTAACTTAGTTCACCTTTACCTCTTTCAAAACAGTCTTTCTGGAACAATACCAACAGAAATTGGGATGCTATCAAGGAAATTTGAAAACCTTGACCTTTCATCAAACAATCTCACCGGCGAGATCCCATCTTCGTTAGGAAATTTAACTcgtatgtattttttatatctttacGATAACAAGCTTTCTGGGACAATTCCTTCGGAACTTGTTGGTGCTTACGATCTCGTGGATCTACAAATTTCTGACAATAATCTCGTTGGTGAAATCCCGGATTCCTTTAGAAACTTCACTAGGCTTCATAGGGTCTACCTGTTCTCAAATTATCTAAGTGGTAAGTTTCCTAAAGAAATTAACTTGAGTAACATCAGAAGGCTTTCGATTGATAACAACATGCTCTCTGGTCCTTTACCACGAGTTGGTGAGTTAACCGAGACATTCTCAGCGAGTGATAATTTATTCTCTGGTCCTATATCACCCGAAATTGGTAATGCAAGTGGTTTAATTGAGTTATCTCTCTCACGAAACCAACTCTCGGGTCCAATCCCTAATGCTATTGGTAATTTAACATCTCTTCAATTCCTCAACCTTGGTGACAACATGTTTCATGGAACTCTTCCAAACGTACCTATTAACATAGTTGCTTATTCCATCAAGAATAATACAATGGAAGGAGAAATTCACTCATCAATTTGCAGttcaatttttttggttttttttcacGTGTCGAATAATATGATCAGTGGTGTAGTTCCGGATTGTTTCAAGAATGATAGTGAATTGACTAGCTTAAATCTTTATGAAAATCGATTGCAAGGTCTAGTGCCACGAAGCCTACAGAACTGCAAATCTCTACAAGTTCTGGATCTTGGAAAAAACATGATAAGCGACGTGTTTCCCCAATGGCTTGACACTCTTCCACAACTACAAGTTCTTGTTTTGAAATCTGGTAGCCTACATGGACCAATTAACACTTCAAGAAGTCAGCTTCCGTTTCCAAAATTACGAATCCTTGATATCTCTGGAAACTTGTTTACTGGTCATCTGCCATCCAACTATTTCGAGAATTTTAAGGCCATGATGGATATTAATGAAGTAGAAAGAGTTCCAAGGTACATAGGTAGTGAAATATATAAAGAGAGTGTTGAGCTTGTTGTTAAAGGACAAGAAATGAAAATTGACAGAATTTTAACTGTGTTGACAGCAATTGACCTTTCAAACAACGAATTTAAAGGTGAGATTCCAGATAATATTCGAACTCTCAACTCTCTTCGTTACCTCAACCTGTCTCATAACCAACTATCCGGACATATTCCTAAAACGCTTAGAAACTTGACACTTCTTGAATCCCTAGATCTATCGTCAAACCAAGTCAGGGGAAAAATTCCTCCCGAGCTTACTAGGCTAACATTTATGGCGGTGTTCAACGTTTCAAACAATCAACTCTCTGGTACTATACCACAAGGGGGGCAATTTAATACATATGAAACAAATTCGTATCAAGGAAACCCCGCATTATGTGGATACCCATTGCCAAACAAATGTCGAGAAAATGAAGTAGCAACAAGTCTACCATCGTCACCACtacaagaagatgatgattcGACGTTTTTCAATGGATTTACATGGCAATCTGTTGTGTTGGGGTATGCATGTGGGATTGTACTTGGAATAGGTTTTGGATGTGTTATGATGATCAAGGGAAAACCAAACTGGGTTTTGAGGTTAGTTAATGAACGAAAGTTGAGGGATGACTAA
- the LOC122592610 gene encoding putative 4-hydroxy-4-methyl-2-oxoglutarate aldolase 3 isoform X1, with amino-acid sequence MTTYVWSRLSPFVRALPRSSLCRGGVRPCGLVGQRKVFMSSFATAEVCDAHPSHLATGDLRALAPVFKIYGQCRAFSGPVVTLKVFEDNVLVRDRLESKGEGRVLVIDGGGSMRCALVGGNLGQLAQNNGWAGIVVNGCIRDVDEINGCDIGVRALASHPQKSNKRGVGEKNVPVHIGGTLIHDGEWLYADSDGILVSTTELSL; translated from the exons atgaCTACCTATGTGTGGTCACGCCTGTCTCCTTTCGTGAGAGCTTTACCTCGTTCGAGTTTGTGTCGCGGTGGAGTCAGACCTTGTGGATTAGTTGGTCAAAG GAAAGTATTCATGTCTTCCTTTGCCACAGCCGAAGTTTGTGACGCACATCCATCCCACTTAGCAACCGGTGATCTCCGAGCCCTGGCTCCCGTGTTCAAGATTTATGGGCAATGTCGAGCTTTCTCGGGCCCTGTAGTCACACTCAAGGTGTTTGAGGACAATGTATTGGTTAGAGACCGTCTTGAAAGCAAAGGGGAAGGCAGGGTCCTTGTAATTGATGGTGGAGGAAGCATGAGATGTGCACTTGTCGGCGGCAACTTAGGTCAGTTAGCTCAAAACAATGGATGGGCTGGGATTGTGGTCAATGGATGTATTCGTGATGTGGATGAGATCAATGGATGTGATATTGGGGTTCGGGCATTGGCTTCTCATCCTCAAAAGTCGAATAAAAGAGGTGTTGGTGAAAAGAATGTGCCGGTTCACATTGGAGGAACCTTGATACATGACGGGGAATGGTTGTATGCGGATAGTGATGGTATCCTTGTGTCGACAACTGAGTTGTCTTTATGA